One Setaria viridis chromosome 7, Setaria_viridis_v4.0, whole genome shotgun sequence genomic region harbors:
- the LOC140223386 gene encoding uncharacterized protein, whose product MEAESKMGAPDVEKQQPLLPVVAGEKVPSSGDTCGCDAFPRASPTATRTMALVVLVAGAAFAAQLAACEEYVLLAVFASQLASFCVFTSLLALCALPEGGGGVRGRRARWAARAAAQVLQWSLAMAVPTSMACWVVQSAPAPVGAGLVGLALAIVLACYAELVRALWPVQGPR is encoded by the coding sequence ATGGAAGCGGAATCAAAGATGGGGGCGCCGGACGTGGAGAAGCAGCAGCCGTTACTGCCGGTGGTGGCAGGCGAGAAGGTGCCGTCGTCCGGAGACACCTGCGGCTGCGACGCGTTCCCCCGCGCCTCGCCCACGGCGACGCGGACGATGGCGCTGGTGGTCCTGGTGGCcggcgccgccttcgccgcgcaGCTGGCGGCGTGCGAGGAGTACGTGCTCCTGGCCGTCTTCGCGTCGCAGCTCGCCAGCTTCTGCGTGTTCACGTCGCTGCTGGCGCTGTGCGCGCTCCCGGAGGGCGGTGGGGGCGTCCGCGGTCGCCGCGCTAggtgggcggcgagggcggccgcGCAGGTGCTGCAGTGGTCGCTCGCCATGGCGGTGCCCACGAGCATGGCGTGCTGGGTTGTCCAGAGCGCGCCGGCCCCCGTCGGGGCCGGGCTGGTCGGGCTCGCCCTGGCCATCGTCCTCGCCTGCTAcgccgagctcgtgcgcg
- the LOC117864756 gene encoding uncharacterized protein encodes MAPPTSPSAVAAAARAAPTPAAALALFKSALSANRALCPLAVLPHLAASPSLPHLLLAASAAARPHATSIRLYGRLKSLSVPIPVASLHPLLSSLPSAPAFALFADIYRLRLPLCTTTFNIMLRHLCATGKPVRALELLRQMSRPNAVTYNTVIAGFCARGRVQAALEVMREMRERGGIAPDKYTYATVISGWCKIGRIEDAAKVFDEMLAEGKVEPTAVMYNALIGAYCDRGKLDVALQYREDMVERGVAMTVATYNLLVHALFMVGRASDAYTVLEEMERNGLSPDVFTYNILINGYCKEGNDRKALEVFEGMSRKGVRATAVTYTSLIYALSRKGQVQEADRLFREAVKKGMRPDVVMYNALINSHCTGGDMDRAFEIMAEMEKKRIAPDDVTYNTLMRGLCLLGRLDEARGIIDKMTKEGIQPDLVSYNTLISGYSMKGDIKDALRVRDEMMNKGFNPTLLTYNALIQGLCKNGQGDDAENLMKEMVEKGITPDDSTYISLIEGLTTEDERTAAADAAEA; translated from the coding sequence ATGGCGCCGcccacctccccctccgccgtGGCGGCTGCCGCCCgcgcggcgccgacgccggccgcggcgctcgCGCTCTTCAAGTCCGCGCTGTCCGCGAACCGGGCTCTCTGCCCGCTCGCCGTGCTGCCGCACCTCGCCGCGTCCCCGTCGCTgccgcacctcctcctcgccgcctccgccgccgcgcgcccccacGCCACCTCCATCCGCCTCTACGGACGCCTCAAGTCGCTCTCCGTCCCCATCCCCGTGGCCTCGCTCCACCCGctgctctcctccctcccctccgccccGGCCTTCGCGCTCTTCGCCGACATctaccgcctccgcctcccgctcTGCACCACCACCTTCAACATCATGCTCCGCCACCTCTGCGCCACGGGGAAGCCCGTCCGCGCGCTCGAGCTGCTCCGCCAGATGTCCCGCCCCAACGCCGTCACCTACAACACCGTCATCGCCGGGTTctgcgcgcgcggccgcgtccAGGCGGCGCTGGAGGTCATGCGCGAGATGCGGGAACGCGGCGGCATCGCTCCCGACAAGTACACCTACGCCACGGTGATCTCCGGGTGGTGCAAGATCGGCCGTATCGAGGACGCAGCcaaggtgttcgacgaaatgctgGCCGAGGGAAAAGTGGAGCCAACTGCGGTGATGTACAACGCATTGATCGGAGCCTACTGTGACAGGGGAAAACTGGATGTCGCGCTGCAATACAGGGAGGATATGGTAGAGAGGGGGGTTGCAATGACAGTTGCAACGTACAATTTACTTGTGCATGCGTTGTTCATGGTTGGACGTGCATCAGATGCTTATACAGTGCTTGAGGAGATGGAGAGGAATGGTCTTTCCCCAGATGTGTTCACCTATAATATATTAATCAATGGGTATTGCAAAGAAGGTAATGACAGGAAAGCATTGGAGGTCTTTGAAGGGATGTCTCGGAAAGGGGTGCGTGCGACCGCGGTGACCTACACATCATTGATATATGCATTGTCCAGGAAAGGGCAAGTTCAGGAGGCAGATAGGTTGTTTCGCGAGGCTGTAAAGAAGGGCATGAGGCCTGACGTTGTCATGTACAATGCTCTGATCAATAGCCACTGTACAGGTGGAGATATGGACAGGGCATTTGAGATCATGGCagagatggagaagaagaggattgCCCCAGATGATGTCACATACAACACGCTGATGAGGGGGTTGTGCTTGCTGGGCCGTCTTGATGAAGCGCGCGGGATCATTGATAAGATGACAAAGGAGGGTATCCAGCCAGACCTCGTCAGTTACAACACACTGATCAGCGGCTACAGCATGAAGGGTGACATTAAGGATGCTTTGAGGGTCAGGGATGAGATGATGAACAAGGGGTTCAACCCAACACTTTTGACATACAATGCCCTGATACAGGGGCTGTGCAAGAATGGCCAGGGAGATGATGCCGAGAACCTGATGAAAGAGATGGTGGAGAAGGGCATCACCCCTGATGACAGCACGTACATCTCGCTAATTGAGGGACTTACCACTGAAGATGAGCGAACGGCTGCAGCAGATGCTGCAGAAGCTTGA